The Macaca nemestrina isolate mMacNem1 chromosome 15, mMacNem.hap1, whole genome shotgun sequence genome segment CACTACAGAAGCTTTTTATCATCAAACTCTAGTAAGTTTTGTGGATGGCAAGCTATAGAGATGGTTGATGACTGGTTAGAAAATCATCTGGAATTTAGCCAGCTGAGAAGCTACAGAAATGGCtggtgtttctaatttttttcactgtggaaaaattgttttgctttttctgatAAAGCCACTAAGTATATCTAAAGAACAACCTCGAGCCGGACATGGTgccttaggcctgtaatcccaacactgggagacggaggcgggtggatcacaaggtcaagagttcgagaccagcctggccaacacagtgaaaccccatctttactaagaatacaaatttttttgttttgagatggactctcgctctgtctctcaggctagagtgcagtggctcgatcacagctccctgcaacctctacctcccgggttcaagcgattttcctgcctcagcctcccgagtagctgggactacagacatgtgccaccacacccggctaagtttttgtatttttagtagagatggagtgtcaccgtgttagcctggatggtctccatctcctgaccttgtgatccgcccgcctcggccccccaaagtgctgggattacaggtgtgagccaccgcacccggcctaagaatacaaaatgtagctgggcatggtggcgtgtgcctgttatcacagctactcaggaggctgagggaggagaatcgcttgaatgcaggaggcagaagtttgcggtgagctgagatcatggcactgcactccagcctgggcgaccaagcaACCAACCAACCTCAGGATGAACAATGCTTTGGAAATAATGCAATGTGTGACCTCGAGGAAATTTTGGCTTATAAATCcgttttttaaagtagtttttctcctttaaaatggTGATCGTGGTAAGAAGCACAGAGTTGTACTGAGTAATTAGTTGACTAGTATCTATGGAAAGTACTAGACACTCCCAAGTTTTCCAATTCTGGATTAAGAGAGGCAGGCCTTATGAAAGAGAAAACACTGACTACTCAAAGACTTTCTTTTATTAGTACGTGGGCTGGGATGGATGGGAAGGGATAGATGTAGTGGGCAACCATGGTTAGCATCGGATGCCCATCCCAATGGCCATGAATGTGCCAAACGTGCCGCCACTCTGCATCATGGTTTTCCCAATGCCGCCCATCAGCTCTCGACCCCGCATTCCGATCCTGAGGAGGAAACCAAGATGGGGCTATTTGGTAACAAAAATACCAGAAAGAGTATTAACTGCTCCTTTCCAATTTTTTGCTAACACTAGTCTAGCAACCCCTACATCTCATTTTCCACTTACTGGATATTACCTCTTACTACCTGGGGTAGGtaatgagaaggaaaaagatCCATCTGGGTCTCCAGGGAATTCTGGTGGATGTCATATTAACTGCCTTCAGTTTGTGGAAGGCAGCAGATGCAGTGTAAAATACATAGGCAGAGAAACCAGTTTTTTGGACTGGTGTTGCCTGCAGGTTAAATAAGACCCAATAAAGACATCTATCTTTTAGTTTCTTGTTAATGATTTTGGAGTAAGGTTGGGGTTCAAGAGCCACCTCTGCAATTTACACGTAGTGTGAAGTGTAAAATGGGCATCTCATTATTTACAGGATTTTGAAAACTACAGGATTTAGTACAGTGCTTAACATAGAGTAAGTGCTCGGTAAATGGTAATTTACAATCTGGAGATAGAGCAATAACAGCTCCTAAATGTGAAAATGACTTTCAGAGTGTAAAGTTTGACTGCTTTATCTCTGTTGTATCCTGTATCCACAATAGTAAAACCGCTGAACAAGTTTCTTTCCTCATGCgcaattggaaataaaaataaaagcaacagtAGTAACCAGTTACTGAGCACTTAATATGTGCCAGATTCTGTGCAAAGTATGCTGATCGAATTTTTAGATCTCTATAAGGTAGACGCTGTCTTCATTCTACACTTAAGGAAACCCAGTCTccaacttgcctaaagtcaccgAACCAGTAAGAAAAGGGCCAGAAAGCAGTTTGACTCTAAAGCTCAAATTCTTAAGCACTGACCCTTCCAACCTGACCTTTCAGATTGAAGGTGGTTTGGAATGAGTCTGGCTCGCGATGGGACAGAGAGGGAAGTCTAAAGGGTTAGGAGGCTGTGTTCAGGCTCCAGGCCGAATGGGGTAGGGCCGGAAGATCTGGTTGTCCTACCCAGAGATCACCGCCCGCGCCCCTCACCTGAGACAGGAAAAGGTGCCGAAGAGCGCCCCGGCCGCCATGCCCACGGCGCAACCCATCACGAAGCCCATCTTGACGCGGTCGAAGCAGCTTGGCTGGGACTGTCCGTAGGGACCCACGGCCACCGGCATCTGCGGGGGATAGGAAAGTGTGGGCCCAGGCGCTGGCCCAAGAGTCGGGCGTGGACGGAGGCGGCAGGCGGGAAGTGGGCCCAAGGGCTCGGGGGAAGTCAGGGAAGGAAAATCCATGGGTAGCCCGACTCCAACACCCTCTTCGCGTTCCGGCCCCGCGTCGCCCTGCGCCTACCTCACCTAGCTCGCGGCCTCGGTCGCTCAGCTCTACGTCTCTCCCGGAAAACGACTGGGAGGGCGCTCGAGGCCCGATGAATCGCTTCCGGATCACGGGGAAGCACTTCCGGGAGCCTGGGGCCCAGGACCGTAGCAGCTTCGGAAGGTGGGCTCTGCCAGCGGGACCATGCTGCTCCGAGCCGCTTGGAGGCGGGCGGCAGTGGCGGTGACAGCGGCTCCAGGGCCGAAGCCCGCGGCGCCCACTCGGGGGCTGCGCCTGCGCGGTACGCTTGGGTCCCGCTCTCCGGGAGGTGCGGACCTGTCCCCTCCGCGCGGCGACGCAACTGAATATTCCGGAGCCTTCCTGTCCACCCTGCTGCCCAGACTCTCTGACCCTTTCTCTCAAACGACACATCCCTCAGACTTTCTTAGGCGGGTCCCCGAGCGGTTGACCCCTGCGCACCACCCCTCGCACCCTGCGCGACAGGCCCCCAGAGCCGTGGAGGCGCGTCCTTCAGACCGCTCCTGGCCAAGTTACAGATGCTGCTCTGGGCTCCCGTGCAGACCGTTAGCTTCGGTCAGAAGGGGCTGCACCTACTCTGGCTCCACGTTCCTTCTAAATGGcttggccctttacagtcttCCTCCCTAGGAGGCCATTTGAATATCACCTCAACAGCCCCTCCAGGaaccctctctccctctcctttacCTCCTTTTACAGCGTGTCAGGTAtcttctgctgttttctttccATTGAGATTCGACCCCAGCATCCCTTACACTTATCTCACCCCCAGCCAGATTTTTCCTTCTGCCCTTTGGATGCCATGCGTTCATAGTTGCCTTCGGTCTTACTTGGCCACTCCATTCCATTTTTTGTCAGTTGGAGATCATGCTCCTCAGTCTGCTGTTCCCGCAGATACAACCGCTGCCCCGGAGGCGGGGCCAGTGCTGCGACCTCTCTATATGGATGTACAAGCTACAACTCCTCTGGTAAGGATGGAGCTTTTCCCAAGGCTGTTTATTAGGAAGTAAATGATGGGCGTGACCACGCAAAGCAATGGCTGAATCCCTGGAGAAGTGAGAGCCATGAAGGTGTGCTGGAAAAAGCACTGAGCCAGGAGTCAGGAGGCTTAAATTTGAGGCAACTGGCAGTGGCTTTACTACTCACCAGCGATTGACCTTGGTCAAATCACTTCAGCGCAGGCTCTATCGTAGTAGTTGAAAGCATGGGCTCTGGAATGAGCAGAACCACCACTTAGTAactgtgtgaacttggacaagtTTTAAATGGGTTAAAAGACTAATGCAAGTTTTCACCAGTGTGTGACAAGGGGTATTTGCCTAGGCCCTGTCCTGTCCCAGCCCCTTGTAGATCACATTGCctggtgggaatggaaacacCAGCAGAAACAGATGTCGGAACAAGGCAGTGTTTGTAGACTACCTGAGGGGAGGCAGAACGATCTGAGTTGGGATGGGTTGTGAGTGGGAGTGTATTAGGTTGATAGTTGGTGGGTAGTTTTGTGGGAACAAAAGAATGTTTGAGGCCTCCTCTAGGCAGTGCCTGAGGGGTTCAGAGTGTCTTGAGGCAGGGTGGGCAGGTCTGAGGGGTGGAGGGGGACCTGAATTGACTATGGTCTCAAGGAAAATGATCTGTTCTGTTGTGCTCAGGACCCCCGGGTGCTTGATGCCATGCTCCCTTACCTAATCAACTACTATGGGAACCCACACTCCCGGACACATGCATATGGCTGGGAGAGTGAGGCAGCCATGGAACGTGCTCGCCAGGTTAGTACACAGGAGTCTAGGAAGTTCTAAGGTCAGACGGGGCAGTGGCCTGTGGGAGGCATTTCCTTCTTGGTAGGTGTGCATGGATGTAGAAGTGGTTTTGGATTCTTTCTGGAAGAGATTCAGAGAGCAGCCTTGGAGTTTGACTGCAGGCATTTGATTAGTTCCCATATTTCCTGGCTAAATGACTTGGGCAAGTTATCTAATTTCTCTAAGCCTTATTTTCCTCACATTTAAAATGGAGATTCTACTCTGTAGGGTTACTGGGTGGGTTAAATAAGACCATGTTGGTAAAGTGTTTATTAACACAACACCGATAAGTAAGAAGTACTATAAGTAGTAAGAGCtcaatagttctttttttttttttttttaagaggtggagTTTTCAcatgtgttgcccaggttgtagtgcagtggtgcgcaatcttggctcactgcaacctctgcctcccaggttcaagtgattctcctgcctcagcctcccaagtaataggtattacaggcacacgccaccatgcctagctaatatttttgtatttttatttatttatttatttagtattattattattttttgagacagagttttgctcttgttgcccaggctacagtgcagtggcacaatcttggctcactgcaacctccgcctcccaggttcaagcagttctcctacctcagcctcccaagtagctggtattacaggcgtgcgccactacacctggggaattttgtatttttagtagagatggggtttctccatgttgttcaggctggtcttgaactcctgacctcaggtgatccacccatctcggcctcccagagtgctgggattacaggcgtgagccaccgtgcccggcctaatatttttgtgttcttagtagaaatggagtttcaccatgttgaccaggttggtctcgaactcctgacctcaggtgatctttccaccttggcttcccaaagtgctggggttacaggggtgacccaccacacctggccaatagttaattaaaaaaaaaaaattattagtttgCATTGGGCTGGAAAAGAGCCTGGGATCTGGGATATAACTAGAATTTGATTCTAGTAGGTGCAGAGCTTCATCCAGGGCAATTTGGTGAATGCAGTGGAGCTCTTCTTGCTCCAGGGCTGTCCCACCTGTGTCTGCAGCTCTATTTCTGCCTGGGGAACTGATGTTATATATCTCTGTTTCTTGACTTGCAGCAAGTAGCATCTCTGATTGGAGCGGATCCTCGTGAGATCATTTTTACTAGTGGTGctactgaatccaacaacatagcAATTAAGGTAAGAGAAGGGAACCAGAGGGCATATGTGGGCTTTCCTGACCTGGGAGATAGTGTCCGTCCACCTCATTTGGACTCGTATATGTATTTCACAGCCACCCATCCCCACCCTATTGTGAAGAGACGGCTTACACTCTTTCTGATTTGTTGCTTCCTTTAACTCTTTGCAGTCTACTCTTAAGTCTTTCCTCCTGTTGGTCTGAGTTGAGTGAGGTAATTGGATAGCAAAGGAGGTGGCCCTCAGGCCATTAACCATTTGTCTGGCAGTTACTTCAGAGAGTGGATAATGGTGATTGAACCgtttctccattcttttttttttttttctttttttttttttgagagagagtctcactcttgccaggctggagtgcagtggcacaatctcggctcactgcaacctccgcctcccaggttcaagtgattctcctgcctcagcctcccgagtagctggcactacaggcgcccgccaccatgcccaactaatttttgtatttttagtagagacggggtttcaccatgttggccaggatggtctcaatctcttgacctcatgatccgcctgtcttggcctcccaaagtgctgggattacaggtgtgagccaccattcccagcctttctccattctttttatCTAGTAACAACAAGTTATATGTGTGATTTCAAGGCTGCCCTCCTCTcagccttcctttttctttctaatcagATCTATTTGCAAGAAGTTCCTCCTGTTTCTTTAGATATCTCCATTTTGAAGTGCTTGTCTTTGTGGTGCCCTCCGCAGGCATTCACATGGTCTTCCATTCTGGGATCAGTCATTTTGTCCTTGGTACATAAAAGATCTTTGGTGCTAATGCAAGGAAAATGATACTTTTAGTAGTCATGTTGGTGTTTCATAGAACATAATCACATTTCACTGGGCCTGGTTGCCAGGATTACTTGAGTAAATGCCAAGGCTCTGATAAATTGTGGCCTGCTGTAGTTTGAACTCTGGCTCCACTCAGTCTCATCTTTGTCTTTGAACTGTGCTTCCAGCATTGGTTTCTTTGACCTTGGCCTGAATGTAGGAGGCCTAGGACGGGCTTCAGGGTCATCAGCACTCTGCCTGATCATGTTAGCAGGAAGACGTCTTTCCTTGGGACTGCAGAGACCACAGAGTCAGGGTGAAGGTTCCTCCAAAGGTGGAGATGGTTTCTGATGGAGAGCATTttcaaaactttgaaaatattttctttggaagTCTCCACAGATTCCAAACCTATAGGTCAAGGATCGCTAAGAGTACCTGTGATGGTGTTTCCTTTAATCTCCATAATTGATAGAGTAAAATAATCTGTAAGTTATTAAATAAATCTACATCATGGATAACTGAGATAAAATAAGGTGTGTGGGTGGTGAAATGTCAtctaaatgaaattttttaaacaactgTAACATTTTGAACTACCATCACCAtcccacaacttttttttttttttttttgagacagagtcttgctctgtcgcccaggctggagtgcaggggcatgatctcagctcactgcaagctctgcctcttgggttcacgccattctcctgccttagcctcctgagtagctgtgactacaggcgcctgccaccacgcccggctaattttttgta includes the following:
- the LOC105496278 gene encoding reactive oxygen species modulator 1 isoform X2, encoding MDFPSLTSPEPLGPLPACRLRPRPTLGPAPGPTLSYPPQMPVAVGPYGQSQPSCFDRVKMGFVMGCAVGMAAGALFGTFSCLRIGMRGRELMGGIGKTMMQSGGTFGTFMAIGMGIRC
- the LOC105496278 gene encoding reactive oxygen species modulator 1 isoform X1 → MPVAVGPYGQSQPSCFDRVKMGFVMGCAVGMAAGALFGTFSCLRIGMRGRELMGGIGKTMMQSGGTFGTFMAIGMGIRC